A region of Corynebacterium glucuronolyticum DSM 44120 DNA encodes the following proteins:
- a CDS encoding ABC transporter ATP-binding protein, whose amino-acid sequence MWQRPVVAFLAFASAVVTVAIETIIPLFTRDAVDVATGQKTSALATDLLPSLRPITAIIVLLLACAAVRFFFQGGRRLAAGFLAHDTQHRMRVAVLDTLQQLDGRKQDSIRTGQVVSRTISDLTMVQALLAMFPMAFGNVAKLIFTLIVMMFISPLLTVVALVSVPILVWITAHSRSAVFAATWSAQQKAADLAEHVEETVTGVRVVKAFAGEERETDELERRGKELYAHRMRNAFVSARYMPALEQVPQIALIFNVVLGGFMAMTGSITIGTFVAFTTYLSALTMLTRSLANMVLRLSMGLASIDRIYEVIDLAPEMSEPEEPAEIPQGPFGIRATDVEFSNPDNDVLNGFSLDVRPGETVALVGPPGAGKTMFVQLASKFYEPINGSLSLTVAGSDHVSAGRTDALTTLPYDSIHSRDLREKLTTVFDDPFLYSATIRQNIAMGGDYSDEEIEAAARAAQAHDFIMKLDDGYDEVVGERGLTLSGGQRQRIALARALLSHPSILLLDDATSAIDASTEEDIYSALEKMGDVTIIAVAHRTSTIQLADRVALVEGGRVTAIGTPEEMARHPRYAELMDQGFAEIEAPADNPLCVDCDDSDMPTMEDLWPESSPASEGADGGFSSRTAGALSGMNAMRRGGGMRMGAGGGMAALAPPSKKLLDDVAALPPAKEDPKVDSAAARREQDGFRLVPLFASARWLIIAVIALLLVSVAADLVFPHLVRVAIDDGIVGNNATRLYAVAGAGLVIIAIAWVAGYLRQILTARTGERLLYTLRLRSYAHLQRLSMDFFERTLSGKIMTRMTTDIDALSSFLQTGLAQGIVAIATLFGIIGMLVATDPSLSLVMVVVIPIIVIATLVFRAVSSRLYGVARSQISEVNAEFQESINGLRTAQVHRMEDYTLNSFTAASRQYRQTRIKAQFAVATYFPGIGFIYEATQAAVLFFGAQAVLSGRLTAGVLVAFLMYMGLLFGPIQELSMLFDGYQRAKVSFGRIHELLTTKPTVRDTGTLSVEEVSQASHGAIELHDVDFGYSETSHLVAEDLSVRIAPGTTVAVVGSTGAGKSTLVKLLVRFYDPVAGTVTAGGTDIQDFPLRVWRKHIGFVPQEAHLFSGTIAENIAYGKPDATREEITDTARRVGALTAIAAIPGGFTHHIGERGLGLSSGQRQLIALARAEMLRPQIMLLDEATATLDPATEAAFLEASDRVTRGRTSIVVAHRLATAEHADRILVVDNGVIVEDGTHEELLRHGGEYARMWKAQTHITV is encoded by the coding sequence ATGTGGCAGCGCCCGGTGGTGGCGTTTCTCGCTTTCGCTTCTGCCGTAGTCACAGTGGCGATTGAAACCATTATCCCCTTGTTCACCCGCGATGCCGTCGATGTGGCTACAGGGCAAAAGACATCCGCGTTAGCGACGGATCTTTTGCCCTCACTCCGACCAATTACGGCAATCATTGTGCTGCTTTTGGCATGCGCGGCGGTCCGTTTCTTCTTTCAGGGAGGACGGCGGCTGGCTGCCGGCTTCCTGGCACACGACACCCAGCATCGGATGCGTGTGGCTGTTCTAGATACTCTGCAACAACTGGACGGGCGGAAGCAGGATTCGATCCGAACTGGCCAGGTCGTTTCTCGAACGATCTCGGATCTGACGATGGTGCAGGCTCTCCTGGCGATGTTCCCGATGGCCTTCGGCAACGTAGCCAAGCTCATTTTCACCTTAATCGTGATGATGTTCATTTCCCCGCTGCTTACCGTTGTCGCGCTGGTGAGCGTGCCCATCCTTGTCTGGATCACGGCACACTCGCGTTCGGCGGTTTTCGCCGCAACGTGGTCAGCACAGCAGAAGGCGGCAGATCTCGCGGAACATGTCGAGGAAACGGTGACAGGTGTTCGCGTTGTCAAGGCATTTGCCGGCGAGGAACGGGAAACCGATGAGCTTGAGCGGCGTGGCAAAGAGCTGTACGCCCACCGGATGCGCAACGCTTTTGTCAGCGCTCGCTACATGCCGGCACTTGAGCAGGTGCCCCAGATTGCGCTCATTTTCAACGTCGTGCTGGGTGGTTTCATGGCGATGACCGGATCGATCACCATCGGCACCTTCGTGGCATTTACCACTTACTTGTCCGCGTTAACCATGCTCACACGCAGCTTGGCCAACATGGTCCTACGCCTGTCCATGGGGCTCGCCTCCATCGATCGTATCTACGAGGTCATCGATCTCGCGCCAGAAATGTCAGAGCCCGAAGAGCCCGCTGAGATACCACAGGGTCCATTCGGAATCCGCGCAACTGACGTGGAGTTTTCTAACCCCGATAACGATGTGCTGAACGGCTTCAGCCTTGATGTCCGACCCGGGGAAACTGTTGCCCTCGTTGGTCCCCCTGGAGCGGGAAAGACCATGTTTGTTCAGCTGGCATCCAAGTTTTACGAGCCAATAAATGGTTCGCTTTCACTGACAGTTGCCGGCTCTGATCATGTGTCTGCTGGACGCACAGACGCTCTGACGACACTTCCGTACGACTCGATCCATTCGCGTGATCTGCGCGAAAAACTGACTACCGTCTTCGATGATCCATTCCTCTACTCCGCCACGATCCGACAAAACATCGCGATGGGCGGGGATTACTCCGATGAGGAAATCGAGGCTGCCGCGCGCGCAGCGCAGGCGCACGATTTCATTATGAAGTTAGATGATGGGTACGACGAAGTCGTCGGCGAGCGGGGTCTGACACTATCGGGTGGCCAGCGCCAGCGTATAGCACTGGCTCGCGCGCTCCTCTCGCATCCGTCGATTCTGCTTCTCGACGACGCAACCTCCGCCATCGATGCCAGCACCGAGGAAGACATTTACTCGGCGCTGGAAAAGATGGGAGATGTCACGATTATTGCTGTCGCGCACCGTACCTCGACTATTCAGCTGGCTGATCGAGTTGCGCTTGTAGAAGGCGGGCGGGTGACTGCGATCGGTACGCCGGAGGAAATGGCACGTCACCCGCGCTATGCGGAGCTCATGGACCAGGGATTTGCCGAAATCGAAGCGCCAGCAGATAATCCACTGTGCGTGGACTGCGATGACTCCGATATGCCAACGATGGAGGACCTGTGGCCAGAGTCCAGCCCGGCCAGCGAAGGGGCAGATGGTGGCTTTTCCTCGCGTACCGCCGGCGCGTTATCAGGCATGAACGCGATGCGTCGCGGTGGTGGCATGCGGATGGGTGCCGGCGGTGGTATGGCCGCGTTGGCACCACCGTCGAAGAAGCTGCTGGATGATGTCGCGGCTCTGCCCCCGGCGAAGGAGGATCCCAAGGTGGATTCGGCTGCGGCACGACGAGAGCAGGACGGATTCCGTCTCGTGCCACTGTTCGCATCGGCGCGGTGGCTGATCATCGCCGTCATTGCTCTCCTCCTCGTGTCGGTTGCAGCCGATCTCGTGTTCCCTCACCTTGTCCGTGTTGCGATCGACGATGGCATCGTCGGCAACAACGCCACCAGACTGTACGCCGTCGCCGGTGCAGGCCTCGTCATCATCGCTATTGCTTGGGTCGCGGGTTACCTGCGCCAGATTCTCACGGCGCGTACCGGTGAACGACTGCTGTACACGCTCCGTCTCCGCAGCTATGCACATCTGCAGCGGCTATCTATGGACTTCTTCGAGCGCACGTTGTCGGGCAAGATCATGACACGTATGACCACCGATATCGACGCGCTGAGTTCCTTCCTGCAGACGGGTCTCGCACAAGGTATCGTCGCCATCGCGACCTTGTTCGGCATCATCGGCATGCTCGTTGCCACAGATCCATCTCTATCCCTCGTCATGGTGGTAGTGATCCCGATCATCGTCATCGCCACGCTGGTCTTCAGAGCCGTTTCCTCTCGTCTGTACGGCGTGGCTCGCAGTCAGATATCAGAGGTAAACGCGGAATTTCAGGAATCCATCAATGGCCTGCGCACGGCACAGGTGCACCGAATGGAGGACTACACTCTGAATTCCTTCACTGCGGCCTCCCGCCAGTACCGGCAAACGCGGATCAAAGCACAATTCGCCGTTGCAACGTATTTCCCCGGTATTGGCTTCATCTACGAGGCGACACAAGCAGCAGTGCTCTTCTTCGGTGCCCAGGCGGTCCTGTCCGGTCGGCTCACCGCCGGCGTGCTTGTCGCTTTCCTCATGTACATGGGACTACTCTTCGGCCCGATTCAGGAACTGTCTATGCTTTTCGACGGCTATCAGCGAGCCAAGGTGAGCTTCGGGCGCATCCATGAGCTTCTGACGACAAAACCAACGGTTCGCGATACAGGCACCCTCTCGGTGGAGGAAGTCTCCCAAGCCTCCCACGGGGCAATCGAGCTCCACGATGTGGACTTTGGCTATTCCGAAACGTCTCACCTCGTTGCAGAGGATCTGTCAGTCCGGATTGCCCCGGGCACAACAGTTGCTGTTGTCGGATCAACCGGCGCCGGCAAATCCACGTTGGTTAAACTCCTCGTACGTTTCTACGACCCAGTAGCTGGGACGGTCACCGCCGGCGGAACAGATATCCAGGATTTCCCACTTCGGGTGTGGCGCAAGCACATCGGTTTCGTTCCTCAGGAGGCGCACCTGTTTTCCGGAACAATCGCTGAAAATATCGCTTACGGTAAACCCGACGCAACGCGCGAAGAGATCACAGACACGGCGCGCCGTGTTGGCGCACTAACGGCTATCGCTGCAATCCCAGGTGGCTTCACTCACCACATTGGCGAGCGTGGCCTCGGCCTAAGTTCTGGTCAGCGTCAGCTCATCGCTCTCGCACGAGCGGAAATGTTGCGTCCCCAAATCATGCTTCTCGACGAGGCGACTGCGACGCTGGATCCCGCAACCGAGGCCGCGTTCCTTGAGGCCTCGGATCGTGTAACTCGTGGGCGCACATCAATCGTTGTCGCCCACCGCTTGGCCACTGCAGAGCACGCCGACCGCATCCTTGTAGTCGATAACGGTGTGATCGTCGAGGACGGGACCCACGAAGAGCTCCTACGACACGGTGGCGAGTACGCACGGATGTGGAAGGCGCAAACCCACATCACTGTGTAG
- a CDS encoding shikimate 5-dehydrogenase encodes MSTLQRPVAIVDNETTLCISLATRPSNHGVRFHNYLYAKYGLNFLYKAVAPRTIEEAVAGIRGLDIRGAGVSMPYKQSVIPLLDAVDASASRIEAVNTIVNDNGYLTGFNTDYIAVSTLVVERGIEPTDAVAVRGSGGMANAVVAALTDTGFSGTIVARNHETGPRLATRYGWKYSPTVPEGARMLVNVTPLGMKGENANDMSFTTEEISAADIIFDCVAYPVETPLVSYATQAGKTVLNGGEIIALQAAEQFEKYTGIRPSAADVEEAESYTRNSTVG; translated from the coding sequence ATGAGTACACTTCAACGCCCGGTCGCAATCGTCGACAACGAAACCACCTTGTGCATTTCCTTGGCTACCCGCCCCTCCAACCACGGCGTGCGGTTCCACAATTATCTGTACGCCAAATACGGACTGAACTTCCTGTACAAGGCAGTGGCACCACGCACTATTGAAGAGGCTGTGGCAGGCATCCGCGGTCTGGATATTCGCGGTGCAGGGGTGTCAATGCCCTACAAGCAGTCAGTCATCCCTCTCCTCGACGCTGTCGATGCATCGGCTTCCAGGATCGAAGCTGTGAACACGATCGTCAATGACAATGGCTACCTCACCGGGTTCAACACGGATTACATCGCTGTTTCCACGCTAGTTGTGGAACGAGGTATTGAGCCGACAGATGCCGTCGCTGTGCGGGGAAGTGGCGGCATGGCGAACGCGGTCGTCGCAGCCCTGACAGACACCGGCTTCTCCGGTACCATCGTCGCACGTAATCACGAGACTGGTCCGCGCTTGGCCACACGCTACGGGTGGAAATATTCGCCCACCGTGCCTGAAGGTGCTCGAATGCTGGTCAACGTCACACCCCTGGGGATGAAGGGGGAGAATGCGAACGACATGTCTTTCACCACAGAGGAGATTTCGGCTGCTGACATCATCTTTGATTGCGTTGCGTATCCGGTAGAAACGCCGCTTGTCTCCTACGCTACGCAGGCAGGAAAGACCGTTCTTAATGGCGGAGAAATCATCGCGTTGCAGGCCGCCGAGCAGTTTGAAAAATACACCGGAATACGGCCCTCGGCAGCAGATGTCGAGGAGGCAGAAAGCTACACCCGTAACTCAACTGTGGGCTAA
- a CDS encoding (2Fe-2S)-binding protein, with protein sequence MSFLSAIAGAHPELASYITAPRGGDVLSPSAFCQPDRLSSAVKATGDSLHMNGTRDATQVWFYRFVNALSLPSCAAMVEDEVCADLSLESCLITWMDPLWYTIEPQDTVATVEESARTYASTVAAVIDVLTDVSEVRPAPLWALAVDSPVDGLIRYGMRDFASGEGYALARAFHSALVDASGRRLPDLTVQVLREGEWTEEDVRSDDDDVFLLYHRCSCCKIFRSPDADLCSDCPRRDAKTRRREAQARAQYF encoded by the coding sequence ATGTCGTTTCTATCGGCCATCGCGGGAGCACACCCTGAGTTGGCTAGTTACATCACAGCGCCACGTGGCGGGGATGTGCTTTCCCCTTCTGCTTTCTGCCAACCAGACCGTCTTTCATCTGCGGTGAAAGCGACCGGGGACAGCTTGCATATGAACGGCACTCGCGATGCCACCCAGGTGTGGTTCTACCGATTTGTCAATGCACTTTCCCTGCCGTCGTGTGCCGCCATGGTCGAAGATGAGGTGTGCGCTGACCTGAGCCTCGAATCCTGCTTAATCACGTGGATGGATCCACTGTGGTACACGATAGAACCGCAAGACACTGTCGCTACCGTGGAGGAATCTGCCCGCACGTACGCGTCGACGGTGGCGGCGGTCATCGATGTTCTCACAGATGTCTCTGAGGTTAGGCCGGCGCCGTTGTGGGCACTAGCAGTTGATTCTCCCGTCGATGGTTTAATCCGGTACGGCATGCGTGACTTTGCTTCCGGGGAAGGCTACGCGCTTGCTCGTGCCTTCCACAGTGCGCTTGTCGACGCTTCTGGTCGCCGTTTGCCTGATCTTACGGTCCAGGTACTCCGCGAAGGAGAATGGACGGAAGAAGACGTACGTTCAGATGACGATGATGTTTTCCTTCTTTATCATCGTTGCTCCTGCTGCAAGATCTTCCGGTCACCGGACGCAGATCTGTGCTCGGACTGCCCGCGCCGGGATGCAAAAACCCGCCGGCGAGAAGCCCAGGCGCGTGCACAGTACTTTTAG